The following coding sequences lie in one Metallumcola ferriviriculae genomic window:
- a CDS encoding DEAD/DEAH box helicase codes for MEKLFGQLGLNEAIIQGLIKDDINNPTKIQEEVIPKALLKSDIIAESETGSGKTLAYVLPLFEKLDRSTKDTQAIILLPTHELAIQVHREIEKLARNSQMPIRSAAVVGNVSIKRQTETIKKDKPHIVVSSPGRVLKLIQMKVIKAHTVKTIIIDEADRLLDKSNLAEIKAVIKTTLKERQLMLFSATITNKTLEIAKEMVKEDYQLIKVDQKTVINENITHMFFSCTGREKINTLRKLMHILKPQKAIAFINIAYEIENALESLKYHGLRVEAIYGKIGKEERKKALQNFQTGKVNLLIASDLAARGLDIKDVDYIFSIDIPDDAENYLHRAGRTARAGKEGVSISIITDREKPLMENYQKKLKIKIEAKDMEKGKIIDVNDKH; via the coding sequence ATGGAAAAGCTATTTGGACAATTAGGATTAAATGAAGCTATCATACAAGGTTTAATTAAAGATGATATTAATAACCCGACAAAAATCCAAGAAGAGGTTATCCCCAAGGCACTGCTAAAAAGTGATATTATAGCTGAATCTGAAACAGGGAGCGGAAAGACCTTAGCGTACGTGCTTCCGTTATTTGAGAAACTAGACCGATCAACAAAAGATACCCAGGCAATAATCCTACTGCCTACCCATGAACTAGCAATTCAAGTACATAGAGAAATAGAGAAACTCGCCCGCAATTCTCAGATGCCGATAAGATCTGCGGCGGTAGTTGGAAATGTAAGTATAAAAAGGCAAACAGAAACTATCAAAAAGGACAAACCTCATATTGTAGTAAGCTCTCCAGGAAGAGTACTGAAGCTTATTCAGATGAAGGTGATTAAAGCGCATACGGTTAAAACCATCATTATTGATGAAGCTGATAGACTCTTAGATAAAAGTAATCTAGCGGAAATCAAAGCTGTTATCAAGACTACATTAAAAGAACGACAACTGATGTTATTCTCTGCAACTATTACTAACAAGACTTTAGAAATAGCTAAAGAGATGGTCAAGGAGGATTATCAACTAATAAAGGTTGACCAAAAAACTGTTATTAATGAAAACATTACGCATATGTTTTTCAGTTGTACGGGAAGGGAAAAAATTAATACTCTCAGGAAACTAATGCACATATTAAAACCCCAAAAAGCTATTGCTTTCATTAACATCGCATATGAGATAGAAAATGCGCTAGAAAGTCTTAAGTATCATGGATTAAGAGTAGAAGCAATTTATGGCAAAATCGGTAAAGAAGAGCGCAAAAAAGCCCTGCAAAATTTCCAAACAGGAAAAGTCAATCTTTTGATAGCATCTGACTTAGCAGCAAGGGGACTTGATATAAAAGATGTAGATTATATATTTAGCATTGATATTCCAGACGATGCAGAAAATTATCTACACAGAGCAGGTAGAACGGCAAGAGCAGGAAAAGAAGGGGTATCAATCTCAATCATTACTGATCGCGAAAAACCACTGATGGAAAACTATCAGAAGAAATTAAAAATAAAAATAGAAGCCAAGGATATGGAAAAAGGGAAAATAATTGATGTGAATGATAAACACTGA
- a CDS encoding HIT family protein: protein MVVGNCIFCEIRSDQKLFENDYAFAIADKYPITRGHTLVIPKRHFVDFFEIRKEERDAIMDLLIQRKKQLLEGDSYIEGFNVGVNIGKAAAQAVFHCHIHLIPRRIEETPNWNGRS from the coding sequence ATGGTTGTTGGAAACTGTATTTTTTGTGAAATACGAAGTGATCAAAAATTATTTGAAAATGATTATGCTTTTGCCATTGCGGATAAATATCCCATTACCCGGGGACATACTTTAGTCATACCCAAAAGACACTTTGTTGATTTCTTTGAAATAAGGAAAGAAGAGCGGGACGCTATTATGGACCTATTAATACAGAGAAAAAAGCAACTGCTGGAAGGAGATAGTTACATCGAGGGTTTTAACGTTGGTGTGAATATAGGAAAAGCTGCCGCGCAGGCTGTTTTTCATTGCCACATTCACCTAATCCCGCGCAGAATTGAAGAGACGCCTAATTGGAATGGGAGAAGTTAA
- a CDS encoding transposase — MYSVKFKQLSLSDIYDGCLDFVDKDKPRFLALLEEHIQLSEYISLSFYQAFYKHFGRKRKFKLESFLYALIIQRIFSIPTDALLIIFLNFSKEIREFCGFSKVPDASKFTRFKQDFSKHLQTLFDNLVDQTEPICEQINSELASYLVFDTSGVEAYVTENNPKFINRLIKQLKSQYKGNSSVDPYKMAYGIMPSCASSNPNVKQLYINGHFCYVYKFGMLTNGLGIVRNISFFDEDFINAHPEIPIEKKSDSPDEDKSLSDSKALKPVLRDFFKTHTHFKPSTFIGDAAFDTNDSYNFLLKDCHFLKTVIPLNERGSKNLPEPGFNESGQPLCPLDSSLPMKYEGKAPLRSGVVRDKWVCPKMKWKGSKRITLCEHPCSDSPSGRMFYTYPEKDLRLYPGIIRDTPEWIDIYKNRCVIEQTIQHFKSNFGVANRKTTNALTIKADLLLAGITQLLTVILADKLHKHELIRSLKPLLA; from the coding sequence ATCTATTCTGTGAAATTTAAACAATTATCCCTATCTGATATTTATGACGGTTGTCTTGATTTCGTTGATAAGGATAAACCTCGGTTTCTAGCGCTTCTTGAAGAGCATATTCAACTTTCAGAGTATATTTCGCTGAGTTTCTATCAGGCTTTTTACAAGCACTTTGGTCGCAAACGAAAATTTAAGCTTGAGTCTTTTCTTTATGCACTCATCATTCAGAGAATCTTTTCTATTCCTACAGATGCGCTTCTGATTATTTTTTTGAATTTTTCCAAGGAAATCCGTGAATTCTGTGGTTTTTCTAAAGTACCTGATGCATCAAAATTTACACGATTTAAGCAAGATTTTTCTAAACATCTTCAAACACTTTTTGATAACCTTGTTGATCAAACTGAACCTATTTGTGAGCAAATTAACTCAGAACTTGCTTCATATCTCGTCTTTGATACCTCTGGCGTTGAAGCTTACGTTACTGAGAATAATCCTAAGTTTATCAATCGCTTAATCAAGCAGCTTAAGTCTCAATACAAAGGCAACTCTTCTGTTGACCCATACAAAATGGCATACGGCATTATGCCTTCCTGCGCATCATCAAATCCAAATGTCAAACAGCTTTACATCAATGGCCATTTTTGCTATGTCTATAAATTTGGTATGCTCACAAATGGCCTTGGTATAGTCAGAAATATTTCCTTTTTTGATGAAGACTTTATAAATGCACACCCTGAAATCCCAATAGAGAAAAAGTCTGATTCCCCTGATGAAGATAAATCCTTATCCGATTCTAAAGCACTTAAACCTGTTCTGCGCGACTTTTTTAAAACACATACTCATTTTAAACCCAGCACGTTTATTGGCGATGCTGCTTTTGATACAAACGATTCCTATAACTTTTTATTGAAGGATTGTCACTTTTTAAAAACAGTCATTCCTCTGAACGAACGAGGTTCTAAGAACCTCCCTGAACCCGGGTTCAACGAATCTGGACAACCTCTGTGTCCGTTAGATTCTTCTTTACCCATGAAATATGAAGGTAAAGCGCCCTTAAGGAGTGGCGTTGTTAGAGATAAATGGGTTTGCCCAAAAATGAAGTGGAAAGGTTCTAAACGCATTACTTTATGTGAACATCCTTGCTCCGACTCTCCTTCTGGTAGAATGTTTTATACCTATCCTGAAAAAGACTTAAGACTTTATCCTGGCATTATTAGAGACACCCCTGAATGGATTGATATCTACAAAAATCGTTGCGTTATTGAGCAAACCATTCAACACTTTAAATCCAATTTTGGCGTCGCCAACAGAAAAACTACAAATGCTTTAACCATTAAGGCTGACTTACTCCTTGCAGGAATTACTCAACTGCTTACCGTTATTCTTGCAGACAAACTCCATAAACACGAACTCATCAGAAGCCTTAAACCTCTTTTGGCTTAG
- a CDS encoding iron-containing alcohol dehydrogenase — translation MAREFEPGILIAVGGGSVIAAAKCIWIGYERPDLDIRMVNPLEPLGLRKKAFFAAVLTTSGTGSEATGAAVITDGQKMSVVHPELVPSAETLGV, via the coding sequence GTGGCCCGGGAGTTTGAACCCGGTATTTTGATTGCTGTGGGCGGCGGTTCAGTGATTGCTGCAGCTAAGTGTATCTGGATAGGCTATGAACGGCCCGACCTCGATATTCGTATGGTCAATCCTCTCGAACCTTTGGGTCTAAGAAAGAAGGCGTTTTTTGCGGCGGTACTCACCACTTCGGGCACGGGTTCTGAAGCCACGGGGGCGGCGGTTATCACCGATGGACAAAAAATGTCAGTAGTTCATCCTGAGCTGGTTCCGTCCGCGGAAACTTTAGGTGTCTGA
- a CDS encoding AAA family ATPase, whose amino-acid sequence MKQVHSYQGTGDYIASPELLDTVGVAHKLGRPLLIKGEPGTGKTMLAQSVAEGLGKELIVWNIKSTTKAQEGLYVYDTVQRLYDSQFGEKDVGDIKQYVKLGKLGEAFNADEQVVLLIDEIDKADLEFPNDLLWELDQMSFYIPETRETVKARQRPIVIITSNAEKELPDAFLRRCVFHYIEFPSPEMMEEIVRVHYPDIEKRLLDQALKAFYWLRDMSRLQKKASTSEFLDWVQALSLGGIAPDVIADQLPFLGILVKKNDDYKMVLDKLHSRGSRQGVRGW is encoded by the coding sequence ATGAAACAAGTACATAGTTATCAGGGAACCGGCGATTATATTGCGTCGCCGGAGCTGCTTGATACGGTCGGTGTTGCCCATAAGCTGGGCAGACCACTTTTGATTAAAGGGGAACCGGGTACCGGCAAGACTATGCTGGCCCAAAGTGTCGCTGAAGGGTTAGGTAAAGAATTGATTGTCTGGAACATAAAATCCACCACTAAGGCCCAGGAAGGACTTTATGTTTACGATACGGTGCAGCGGCTTTATGACAGCCAGTTTGGTGAGAAAGACGTAGGGGACATTAAACAGTACGTCAAACTGGGAAAATTGGGAGAGGCATTTAACGCTGATGAACAAGTGGTGCTCTTAATTGATGAAATTGATAAGGCGGATTTGGAATTTCCTAATGACCTCTTATGGGAACTTGACCAGATGAGTTTTTATATCCCGGAAACCAGGGAAACAGTTAAGGCCCGGCAGAGACCTATTGTTATCATCACCAGCAACGCGGAAAAGGAGCTGCCTGACGCATTCTTGCGTCGCTGTGTCTTTCATTACATTGAATTTCCTTCACCGGAAATGATGGAAGAGATAGTAAGGGTGCATTATCCGGATATTGAAAAAAGGCTGCTGGACCAGGCATTAAAAGCATTTTACTGGCTGCGGGATATGTCCCGGCTGCAAAAGAAAGCCAGTACCAGTGAATTTTTGGACTGGGTGCAGGCATTGAGTCTGGGTGGGATTGCACCGGATGTAATTGCCGACCAACTGCCTTTTTTAGGGATACTGGTCAAGAAAAACGATGACTACAAAATGGTTTTGGATAAGCTGCATAGCCGAGGTTCTAGGCAGGGGGTGAGGGGCTGGTAG
- a CDS encoding vWA domain-containing protein — protein sequence MFTRFFFDLRREGIPVTLTEWYTLMEALALGLAGSSLTNFYSLARSILVKNEAYFDKYDQVFISYFEGIESMEEIAEEVLKWLDNPFPPLELTEEEKDTLARQLKSYDLEELKRQFQERMKEQEEEHHGGNHWVGTGGTSPFGHSGYHPAGVRVGGQARNRSAVKIAAERRFREYRTDVALGVRQFQAALKELRLLSSRNQGPKDQLNLEETIEATADNAGYLRLIFERERKNKIKVLLLMDVGGSMYYHAQVCNQLFTAVNRMTHFSDLQVYYFHNTIYQNVYRTPACSDEESVSTAYLLKTFLSEYRLFIVGDACMAPSELSMPGGVIWWGEYNKEASIIWLQRLKKHFTYSVWLNPVASKAWDTVHGSYTLNMVRSIFPMFELTVQGLSQASKALMQVKAPTARKPGVV from the coding sequence ATGTTTACTCGTTTCTTTTTTGATTTACGGCGCGAAGGTATTCCTGTCACTCTTACCGAGTGGTACACATTAATGGAAGCCCTGGCCCTGGGTTTGGCCGGCAGCAGTTTAACGAATTTTTATAGCTTGGCAAGGTCTATTCTGGTCAAAAATGAAGCATATTTTGATAAATATGACCAAGTCTTTATCAGCTATTTTGAAGGAATAGAAAGTATGGAGGAAATAGCTGAAGAAGTACTTAAATGGCTGGATAATCCGTTTCCCCCTCTGGAATTAACCGAAGAGGAAAAGGACACATTGGCTCGACAGCTTAAATCTTATGATTTGGAAGAATTAAAAAGACAGTTCCAGGAACGTATGAAAGAACAAGAGGAGGAGCATCACGGCGGCAATCATTGGGTGGGAACCGGCGGGACATCGCCCTTCGGTCATTCCGGCTATCACCCTGCAGGTGTTAGAGTGGGCGGTCAGGCACGAAATCGCTCGGCAGTTAAGATAGCAGCAGAAAGACGCTTCCGGGAATATAGAACCGATGTTGCTTTGGGGGTAAGACAATTTCAGGCAGCCCTTAAGGAATTAAGGCTGCTAAGTAGTAGAAACCAGGGACCTAAAGACCAGCTTAACTTGGAGGAAACCATTGAAGCTACCGCCGATAATGCCGGGTATCTCAGATTAATTTTCGAAAGAGAGCGTAAGAATAAGATAAAGGTGCTGCTGTTGATGGATGTAGGCGGTTCCATGTACTATCATGCTCAGGTCTGCAATCAACTGTTTACCGCGGTTAACCGGATGACTCATTTTAGTGATTTACAAGTATATTACTTCCACAATACCATTTATCAAAATGTTTATCGCACTCCTGCCTGCAGTGACGAGGAAAGCGTAAGCACGGCGTATCTTCTTAAGACTTTTTTGTCAGAATACCGGCTGTTTATTGTCGGTGATGCTTGTATGGCGCCCAGTGAATTGAGCATGCCCGGCGGTGTGATTTGGTGGGGTGAATATAACAAAGAGGCCAGTATCATCTGGCTTCAAAGATTGAAGAAGCACTTTACCTACAGTGTCTGGCTTAATCCCGTGGCTTCTAAGGCTTGGGATACGGTTCACGGCAGTTATACTTTGAATATGGTCAGGAGCATCTTTCCGATGTTTGAATTGACTGTTCAGGGTTTGAGCCAGGCGTCAAAAGCACTGATGCAGGTGAAAGCCCCCACCGCTCGAAAACCTGGCGTGGTATAA
- a CDS encoding aldo/keto reductase, producing the protein MKYRVLGKTELKVSAIGFGGIAIQRVDSNQAAEIVNAALDKGINFFDTARGYTDSEVKLGKALKTRRSEAIIATKSMNRTKAGMAKDIRISLDNMGTDYIDLYQLHNVKDYQTLKQVLAPDGALEALIEAKEAGLVRHIGITGHIKDVLKEALANKQLETVQFPFNPVETEGAKELLELAEKARMGVIIMKPLAGGAFSQAESSLKFILSHQVSTVIPGMDSVEQVNINAAVASGDITLAAREKTLLDEEVGRLGNTFCRRCEYCQPCPEGVNIPAMFLLEGYYDRYNLQQWARERYWAMDVKAEACQDCGECEERCPYDLPIREMLSRVGEKLDKQQ; encoded by the coding sequence ATGAAATATAGGGTGTTGGGAAAAACAGAGCTTAAAGTTTCAGCGATAGGTTTTGGCGGTATTGCCATTCAGCGGGTAGACAGCAATCAAGCAGCTGAAATAGTAAATGCCGCGCTGGATAAGGGTATTAACTTTTTCGATACGGCCCGCGGGTATACAGACAGCGAGGTAAAATTGGGTAAAGCGCTGAAAACAAGGCGAAGCGAAGCAATAATTGCTACTAAGTCCATGAATCGTACCAAAGCAGGAATGGCTAAGGATATCAGGATCAGTCTTGATAATATGGGTACCGATTACATAGATTTGTATCAACTGCACAATGTAAAGGACTATCAAACACTGAAGCAGGTCCTGGCACCGGATGGAGCGCTGGAGGCTTTAATAGAAGCCAAGGAAGCGGGCTTGGTAAGGCACATTGGCATTACCGGCCATATCAAGGATGTGCTTAAGGAAGCTTTGGCCAATAAACAGTTGGAGACAGTGCAGTTTCCCTTTAACCCGGTGGAAACTGAAGGGGCTAAGGAACTGCTGGAATTAGCTGAAAAAGCCAGGATGGGTGTAATTATAATGAAACCGCTGGCTGGGGGCGCATTCTCACAGGCTGAATCATCCCTGAAGTTTATCCTGTCTCACCAGGTAAGTACAGTGATACCGGGGATGGATTCCGTTGAGCAGGTCAATATTAATGCCGCAGTGGCAAGTGGAGATATCACTTTGGCGGCCCGGGAGAAGACGCTGCTGGATGAAGAAGTGGGCCGGTTGGGGAATACTTTTTGCCGACGCTGCGAATATTGCCAGCCTTGCCCCGAAGGTGTCAATATACCGGCTATGTTCTTACTGGAAGGATATTATGATAGATATAACCTGCAGCAGTGGGCCAGAGAACGCTACTGGGCCATGGATGTAAAGGCAGAGGCATGCCAAGACTGCGGCGAATGCGAAGAACGCTGTCCATATGATTTGCCCATCCGGGAAATGCTTAGCCGGGTTGGAGAAAAATTAGATAAACAGCAATAA
- a CDS encoding DUF3231 family protein codes for MVQLGNIHIGNAGEAQPPSLSIQEAGYLWDFLVGRYKCLEETNIYLNIAKDPEFIVMLRTGISEILTEQAAKVEKEMEKYKLPLPKRNPKAFKNLNKKEVEVDDEFIFRQIFSGCQEYIDYLARTTRSMIINDNLRSLFAGFLKKELFFFDKLCKYGKTKGWLEVPPMYKN; via the coding sequence ATGGTTCAACTGGGTAATATACACATTGGCAATGCCGGGGAAGCCCAACCACCCTCTTTAAGTATTCAAGAGGCGGGCTACTTGTGGGACTTTCTGGTGGGAAGATATAAATGCCTTGAAGAAACCAACATCTACTTAAATATTGCCAAAGATCCGGAATTTATCGTCATGCTAAGGACCGGTATCTCTGAAATATTGACGGAACAAGCTGCCAAAGTGGAAAAGGAAATGGAAAAGTATAAATTACCACTACCCAAGAGAAACCCAAAAGCTTTCAAGAATCTTAATAAAAAAGAGGTCGAAGTTGATGATGAATTCATCTTTCGTCAGATTTTTAGCGGCTGCCAAGAATACATTGATTATTTAGCTAGAACTACCCGTTCCATGATCATCAACGATAATCTAAGATCCCTTTTTGCCGGGTTTTTGAAAAAGGAGTTATTCTTTTTTGATAAATTATGTAAATATGGAAAAACAAAAGGGTGGTTAGAGGTGCCGCCAATGTACAAAAACTAA
- a CDS encoding spore germination protein, whose amino-acid sequence MKRTLKKLKGNKPGKIAKPSTVNSPDDMSLDYRRKFLEEKLGNSDDLVFRNIKVAEAKICIVYIANLVDQQKLNKFLLSPITALSSVTIDSLASTIPAPMLEIETNINVTVGGINGGSSLLLLDGAPEMLVVGTAAEDYRAIAEPTDELVVRGPHEGLIESLDKNIAMVRRKVRTDSFRMVDLTLGDYTGTRVGVCYIKGVAKDDVVDEVLKRLDQVDLDGILESGYLEEFIEDAPFSPFPTVGFTQKPDVVAGKMLEGRVAVFCDGTPVVLTVPFIFLEVFQTADDYYQRPIFPSIIRVVRLLAAFIAVLLPATYVAIVNFHPDFLPTKLLLTIAASSEGVPFPKVVEVLLMGLIFEILRESGLRIPTPMGQTISIVGALVLGDAAVRAGLVGPPVIIVTALTAISSFVIHISMSGPMVLFRLVFIFSAAFMGLLGVSFAFLGVVIHLCSLRSFGVNYLSPIAPLETTALKDTIVRIPWWMMLTRPRQISRKEKRRDKGKRPRQVSMDD is encoded by the coding sequence ATGAAACGTACTTTGAAGAAGTTAAAAGGTAATAAACCCGGCAAAATTGCAAAGCCATCAACCGTCAACAGCCCGGATGATATGTCGCTGGATTATCGGCGAAAATTTCTGGAAGAAAAACTCGGTAACAGCGATGATTTGGTTTTCCGTAATATAAAGGTTGCTGAAGCAAAGATATGTATTGTGTACATAGCTAATTTGGTAGATCAACAAAAGTTAAATAAATTTCTTTTATCGCCAATCACAGCGCTAAGCTCGGTTACCATCGATTCATTAGCCAGCACAATCCCCGCACCCATGCTAGAAATTGAGACGAATATAAATGTGACAGTAGGAGGTATTAACGGCGGCAGCTCTCTGCTTCTTCTTGACGGTGCACCGGAGATGCTGGTAGTCGGCACCGCGGCCGAGGACTATCGGGCAATTGCAGAGCCCACTGACGAGCTGGTGGTTAGGGGGCCTCATGAGGGTCTTATAGAGTCTTTGGACAAAAATATCGCCATGGTGCGGCGGAAAGTTCGGACCGACAGCTTTCGCATGGTTGACTTGACATTGGGGGATTATACTGGTACCCGGGTCGGTGTCTGCTATATTAAAGGAGTGGCGAAGGACGATGTTGTTGATGAAGTGCTGAAAAGATTGGACCAGGTGGACCTGGACGGGATATTGGAAAGCGGCTATTTGGAGGAGTTTATCGAGGATGCCCCCTTTTCTCCCTTTCCCACGGTGGGATTTACCCAAAAACCAGACGTTGTGGCGGGAAAAATGCTGGAAGGCAGAGTGGCCGTTTTTTGCGACGGGACACCGGTGGTATTAACAGTACCCTTTATATTTTTGGAAGTATTTCAAACGGCTGATGATTACTACCAGCGGCCTATTTTCCCGAGTATAATTCGTGTGGTAAGGTTATTGGCAGCATTTATTGCGGTGCTGCTTCCTGCCACTTATGTAGCAATCGTTAATTTTCATCCCGATTTTTTACCAACAAAATTGTTATTAACAATTGCTGCATCTTCAGAGGGTGTACCCTTTCCAAAAGTGGTGGAAGTCCTTTTGATGGGGCTAATATTTGAAATTCTGAGGGAATCAGGATTGAGAATCCCCACTCCTATGGGTCAGACCATCAGTATCGTAGGGGCATTGGTGCTCGGCGATGCGGCGGTTCGCGCGGGCCTAGTGGGGCCACCGGTAATTATCGTCACGGCGCTGACAGCCATATCAAGTTTTGTGATACATATATCGATGAGCGGGCCAATGGTGCTATTTCGTTTGGTTTTTATCTTTAGCGCTGCATTTATGGGCCTTTTGGGGGTAAGTTTTGCCTTTTTAGGAGTAGTCATTCACTTATGTTCGCTGCGCTCATTTGGTGTTAACTATTTATCGCCCATTGCACCTTTGGAAACCACGGCACTCAAAGATACAATAGTGCGCATCCCCTGGTGGATGATGCTTACCAGGCCAAGACAGATCAGCAGAAAAGAAAAAAGGCGGGATAAGGGCAAACGGCCCCGTCAGGTGAGCATGGATGATTAA
- a CDS encoding Ger(x)C family spore germination protein yields MIKHGKLMLVVILVMMLSFVNAGCWDNKELSERTIVLGAGFDVLLGGERGALVTVEFPKFVTGGSEAGKIEPKVSSESGPSLFQAIRHFTLHLGKKLFWGNVAVLIVGEDFAREGLFALVDFYVRDQELRLSPYLLVAKGSRATEVINGLKGETSTLGSQQILATMEGQAATGEIRARKVKDFLQQLNTEGIQPSLAVIEREGGSKSYTVKGTAVFKQDQLVGWLNTKETRGLNWLSGDIKGGLLNVDYEGKKEALTLEIFRASVTKKAELSMDEEIIYQPEISVVVNIAELNQPVDISAPGYLDKVKKAAAVEIEKEAQLAFKMLQQLKSDAIGVGHFFYQNNTQHWQEVKGTWDDEVFPRIKLQPKIEVTVKRSNLILKRVQVR; encoded by the coding sequence ATGATTAAACATGGAAAATTAATGTTAGTTGTTATTTTAGTAATGATGCTATCCTTCGTAAACGCCGGCTGCTGGGACAATAAAGAGCTATCCGAAAGAACAATCGTACTGGGAGCCGGCTTTGATGTTCTATTAGGCGGGGAAAGGGGCGCGCTGGTTACCGTTGAGTTTCCAAAATTCGTAACTGGTGGTTCTGAAGCGGGTAAGATTGAACCAAAGGTATCTTCTGAAAGCGGTCCCAGCCTATTTCAGGCGATCAGGCACTTTACCCTGCATCTGGGAAAAAAACTTTTTTGGGGTAACGTAGCGGTACTTATTGTCGGTGAGGATTTTGCCCGTGAGGGTCTTTTTGCGCTGGTAGACTTTTATGTCAGAGACCAGGAACTACGCCTTTCGCCATATTTATTAGTGGCCAAAGGCAGCAGAGCTACGGAAGTAATTAATGGTCTAAAAGGTGAAACTTCTACACTGGGCAGTCAACAAATTCTTGCCACCATGGAGGGGCAGGCAGCTACCGGCGAAATTAGAGCTAGAAAAGTCAAAGACTTTTTGCAGCAGTTAAATACTGAAGGGATTCAACCAAGTTTGGCGGTTATTGAACGGGAGGGCGGCAGTAAAAGTTATACCGTCAAGGGGACTGCGGTTTTTAAGCAGGACCAACTAGTGGGCTGGCTTAACACTAAGGAAACCAGGGGCTTAAATTGGCTAAGCGGTGACATCAAAGGGGGCCTGCTTAATGTAGATTATGAAGGGAAAAAGGAGGCTCTAACCCTGGAAATATTCAGGGCGTCTGTAACAAAGAAGGCAGAGTTAAGTATGGATGAGGAAATAATTTATCAGCCGGAGATTTCCGTTGTGGTAAATATCGCTGAATTAAACCAACCAGTAGATATCAGTGCTCCCGGCTACTTGGATAAGGTTAAAAAAGCAGCAGCGGTGGAAATCGAAAAGGAAGCGCAGCTGGCCTTTAAAATGCTGCAGCAATTAAAATCCGATGCCATTGGTGTAGGGCATTTCTTTTATCAGAATAATACCCAGCATTGGCAGGAAGTTAAAGGAACCTGGGATGATGAGGTGTTTCCCCGGATTAAACTGCAGCCGAAGATAGAAGTAACCGTGAAACGCAGTAATTTGATTCTAAAACGGGTACAGGTCAGGTGA
- a CDS encoding GerAB/ArcD/ProY family transporter: MGQEVNFNQVIYLIFGFITGSSVLLLPGLEAENAAWIAVALGTLIGMLLIAFYLKLSSINEGADIIGVSIMRLGPVLGRAVALGYVWYFLHLGSLIVRDVTEFSTTVSFPQTPQVAIAIILLLLMVSLVRNGVEAMAKFTQVVVPVLLIFVFLLVTLLLNKVNLSNLKPWFPVDLKMFAKAVFSTVSFPFAEAVVLTVLFPFTQINKKSMVLAVGTVAFSGLILVLANTITISTLGAFAFNATFPAFEAARNIEALNFVERVEVMSSITFLIGAMIKLSVCLFGASVGLAQIFKLSSYQSMVIPAAVLIGNMSILMYENLYQLITWSIDIYPYYALPFEILIPGLLFVISLMGKKAKPA, encoded by the coding sequence ATGGGGCAGGAAGTTAATTTTAATCAGGTTATCTATCTAATATTTGGCTTCATTACCGGCAGCTCGGTGCTGCTTCTACCGGGCTTGGAAGCAGAAAACGCGGCTTGGATAGCTGTAGCTCTGGGTACTTTAATCGGGATGCTGTTGATTGCATTTTACCTTAAGCTTTCCAGTATCAATGAAGGAGCGGATATAATCGGTGTTTCCATCATGCGGTTAGGGCCGGTGTTGGGCAGGGCGGTTGCCTTAGGGTATGTATGGTATTTTCTCCATTTAGGTTCTTTAATTGTCCGCGATGTAACCGAATTTTCTACAACCGTTTCTTTTCCCCAAACGCCACAGGTGGCTATTGCAATTATACTCTTATTACTAATGGTCTCCCTGGTGAGAAATGGGGTGGAAGCGATGGCCAAGTTTACCCAAGTGGTTGTCCCTGTCCTGTTGATTTTCGTATTCCTACTGGTGACGCTCTTATTGAACAAAGTTAATCTTAGTAATCTAAAGCCCTGGTTCCCCGTAGATTTGAAGATGTTTGCTAAAGCAGTATTTTCCACCGTCAGCTTTCCTTTTGCGGAAGCTGTGGTTTTAACGGTTCTTTTTCCTTTTACTCAGATTAATAAAAAATCAATGGTCCTTGCGGTAGGAACTGTAGCTTTTAGCGGACTAATACTGGTGCTGGCAAACACTATTACCATCTCGACCTTGGGAGCATTTGCTTTCAATGCTACTTTCCCTGCTTTTGAGGCAGCAAGAAATATTGAAGCCCTTAACTTCGTTGAACGGGTAGAGGTTATGTCCAGTATTACTTTTTTGATTGGTGCCATGATTAAACTATCTGTATGCCTATTTGGTGCCAGTGTGGGGTTGGCCCAGATATTCAAATTGTCAAGCTATCAGAGTATGGTAATTCCTGCGGCTGTTTTGATAGGTAACATGTCTATTTTAATGTATGAAAATCTTTATCAGCTGATAACTTGGTCGATAGATATTTATCCATATTATGCACTGCCATTTGAAATACTGATTCCGGGGCTTTTGTTCGTTATCAGCTTGATGGGGAAAAAAGCTAAACCAGCTTAA